In Oryctolagus cuniculus chromosome 18, mOryCun1.1, whole genome shotgun sequence, the DNA window CACACCCATCTGCTGCTAGGAGGGCCACAAACACCCACTGCTCTAGGACCTGTAGGGCACAAGATAGACCGCCGCCACCTCAGCTCAGGCTACCGCAGGGAAGTGAGTCTCAACACTGGTTCTAGACTGCTCTCTTTGGTGTGAGCCAGCAGGAGCCAAATCCAAACTCCCTTCTGCTGTGTGGAGGAAGCACAAGGACCACGGTCGTCTGCCCAGCAGATCCCTTCACGCTCTCTCCTGGGCCTGCTAAGAGTCCCACTGGAACGGGCCCGCAGCAGCAGGCTGTGGGCGCGCGCAGGCCGGCCCGTGTGGCCCGTGCAGCAGGTGCCACATAAGCCAGATATCGGCGGCGGAGAGCCCATGCACTACCACCAGCTCGCGGTAAAAGCAGGGGTCGAAGGTGCGGAGATGGGGCGCCGCCGAAGGCTGGGGGATGCCGAAGGTGCGGAAAGCAGGGTGCGGCTCGGGGGTGAGCCGCAGACGCTGCAGGCACATGCCCAGGAAGACGTCGTCGATGGGGAAGAGCTCAACCTGTGCGCAGGCGCCAGCTAGACGACGCAAAGTGGCCCCCGAAAGCACAAAGCCGCCGCCACCTGCGTAGGCCGGGTACGCGGCCAGGCCGTACACCGCCTCAGGGATGTAGTACTTGCTGGCCCGCACGCGGATTGGCCGCGCTTGCACAATCACGTCACCCGCAAGCAGGTCCTGCCCTGGATCCCGTGTCGCCAGGAACTCCAGCAGGTTCCCCACGTGCACGAACACATCGGCGTCACCCTTAAAAACAAAGCGCACGTCGGGGCAGAAGGCCGAGGCCCAGGACAGAAAGTGGATCTCCTTGAGCGTTAGATTGAAGAAAGTGTCATCAAAGGCCCAGAGCAGGATGTCCGCATACGCCCGGCTCTCGGCGTGGAGCAGAGCGTGCCAGTGCGTCTGCGTGCCCGCCCCCTCCGCGCCTGCGCCCCTGGGTACGCCCAGCAAGAACACACGGCGCACGAGCGTCCCCCGCACGCGCCCCTCAGCGCCCCACGTCTGGCGCACGGCTTGACGCCGTTCGAAGTCGGCCGCCACGGACTTGACGGCTATGAGCAGGTCGGGTGGGCCCCCGGGGGCGCCCTCTCCCCGGCACTTGTGCGGCTGGTTAATGAGCAGCGGAAAGCGCCGCTGGTCCTTGGCGCGCAAGTAGCGGCCGAAATCAAAGGGTCCCGTGGCCGTGGGTGGCGGCGGCGTGTCCCCCTCATAGGCCGGCGGGGCTGCGTCCGTGTCTGGGTCTGCCGCCTGGAACGCGCGGGGCCCCAGAGTGGCCCTTGACGCCGCCCTGCCTGGCGCCCGCGGCGCGCTCGTCGTCGTCGTCAGGGCCGGGCCATCCTGCTGAGCGTAGAGCAGGAGGCCCAGCGTGGCGCCGAGCAGCAGCGTGAGCAACGCGTCCCGGCGGAggcgcagccgccgccgccaccgcatGTCCGCGAGGCGGTGGCTGCCggcagggcccccagccccgccttcgggggaggtgggggggggacgCAGGAGGCCACGCCCCGGGGGTCTCGCTACCGGCCGTTCATTCCACTCGGGTCgtccgccgcctcctcctcccggcCCTGACGCACCCGCCGGGGTGGGAAGCCTGAAGGGACGAGAAGTGACCCCTTGTGGCCAACTCCAgcctgctcagctccggccaggGATGGTGTCCCAAGGCCGGGCAGATGGGCTTCGTCTCCATCCCTTCCCACTACCCCCACACAGAGACCGaactccctgccacctcccagaccCCCAACGTCGGTTCCTAGGATCCCGGCACTCACGCTCGGCCCTCGGGAGCGGCGCGGACGCCGGGGCCTCAGGGGCTCAGCACAAGGTCCCAAGGGCGGCCATGGACGGGGCCTGGGCCAAATGCAGCGTTGGCAGGAAAGGGGGCCGGGACCGTGCCACGTGACCCTCCAGCGGTGCGCGCCCGGACATCTGCCGCTCAGCCCCGCCCCGGGCGCCAGCGCCGTCTCCGAGGGGGGACTCGCGGGGAAGGCGGGTGTCGCCGCTGGCTCAGCCCCCAGATCTGCCTGGCAGCGGCTTGGCCAGGAATGTCTCCTAGTCTGCGgagggggtcggggtcgggggcCAGGTCCTGGGCATCCATCCACCCTCCCATCATCCTGCCCTGCCGGTCCGTGCGCCTCTCCTCTGCAGCCCTGGTTCCACCCGGATGGGCCCGTCAACGGCCTCTGGGACCCAGGGCTGCCTccctagtcctggctctgccgtCCCGCACCCCGTAAACGCGCCCGGGCTTTCCAGCTCTCACTGCTCCTCCAGATGGAGACACGGACGGCTTCCCCGCAGCGCCCAGGGTCACAGCAGGAACAAGTGCTGCCCCCACGACTTACGGAATTCAGAGCAGGGGTCTGTCCTTtgtccttccctgcctcctcatCCACCCACTGGACCCTGAACAGGGGGCCGACTGTGTCTGTTCCAATTTCACAGGCAAGCGCTTGAGCCTGTCTCCCAGGAACTACGAACCAATAATGTACGTGGAGGCCCTGGTCCCCAGCATAGCCTCCCATGGGTGGAAAGCGCCGTGCCTGCACTCTTGCATGCCCGATAGGGCCGGCAGGGGTGGCAGAACTTGGGCAAACTTCTGGAGTAGGCCGAGGAGCAGAGGTTTGCTCAGGGCCCCAGAAGGCCAGAGGATGCCCCCGAGATTGAGAGCCGAGTCCTTGCCTAGCTCTGCTACAGCTCTCCCTGGAACTCGGGgtctctgggtccctgcccaTGTGCTGGAGCCCAGGACACCAACACCACCACCCCGAGTCAAGCTGCTGGGGCCAGCAAGGCTACTCGGCACCACCCTTGATGACTCCTTCCCACACAATTCTCCCTTGAGAAGCAAACCCATCCAGAGCCATCCACTCTCTTTCCcctgtgcccccctccccctccagtgCTAGGGCTTCAGGttgccccaccctccccccagtAACCTCCCTGTCACCAAGCCCAGTGGCTGCTCCTCAGCCTTGACTGATCTGCAGCATCCGGTGCCCCTGTGGAGGACTTCCCCGGCTTCCAGATCCCCTggttctcctccttcctctgggcTGGTCCCTTTCTTTCaatatttaagaggcaaagagacagaaatctctatctgccacccactggctgactccccaaatacaacagtgggggatgagccaggctgaagccaagagcctggagctcaatctgggtctcccatgggtgtggcaaggacccagctgcttcagccatcacctgctgcctcccagggtctgcgtgagAAGCTgggttgaggcacagcaggttaagtcactgcctctgacgccggcatcccatatgagcaccagtgtgagtcccagctgctccacttccaatccagctccctgtgaacgcgcctgggaaagccgtggaagatggcccaagtcctggggcccctgcactcggcTGGGAGACTCAtggaactcctggatcctggcttcggcctggcccagtccagagcgctgcagccatttggggagtgaaccagtggatggaacatcaaGATACTTCCCTTGTGCCCTCTCTGCTttgctgtcattctgcctttcaaataaatcttgaaagaaaggacagacagaaaaaggaaggaaggaagggggagggagggagggagggagggggagagggagggagggagggaggagttgaaattgggagctgggacccaaacccaggaactccagggGAGTGAAGGCATCTTACCTGCTCTGCCAAATGTCCATCCCATGCCTAGTCCCTGTGGCCACCCCGCCCACGCTCCCAGTCTTTACCCTTGACCCCTCATCCAGCTGCCCTCCCACGCCCTCCTCGGCAGTCCTGCAGGGCCACATGCCTAGCAGGTCCACACAGAGCaagcgtcccccccccccccccgagcctcCAGCCCAGCAGCTAGCGGCAGAAATCTCCAGGTCCTCTGTCACCCCACGGcgcacccagggccagggcctgctgcTCTCCCTCCTAATAGCCCTTGCTTTCTGACCGCTTTCCTGCATCCTTGCTGTGCCCCACCCTGGGCCACCATCCCCCAtggccctgcctcccagaggcGTCCCATCAGCCTCATTATACAACCCAAACTCCATCAAAGGGCTCACGAGACCCCGTGCTGTCCACCTGCCCGACAGGTCTCAGCAAGTCCACCCACCCCTGAGCCAGCCATTCTAAACCTCCtggtccctccctctcaccttgGCCAAGACCAGAGCCCTGCCCTCACTCCCTGCCACCCCTATGC includes these proteins:
- the B3GNT9 gene encoding UDP-GlcNAc:betaGal beta-1,3-N-acetylglucosaminyltransferase 9, encoding MRWRRRLRLRRDALLTLLLGATLGLLLYAQQDGPALTTTTSAPRAPGRAASRATLGPRAFQAADPDTDAAPPAYEGDTPPPPTATGPFDFGRYLRAKDQRRFPLLINQPHKCRGEGAPGGPPDLLIAVKSVAADFERRQAVRQTWGAEGRVRGTLVRRVFLLGVPRGAGAEGAGTQTHWHALLHAESRAYADILLWAFDDTFFNLTLKEIHFLSWASAFCPDVRFVFKGDADVFVHVGNLLEFLATRDPGQDLLAGDVIVQARPIRVRASKYYIPEAVYGLAAYPAYAGGGGFVLSGATLRRLAGACAQVELFPIDDVFLGMCLQRLRLTPEPHPAFRTFGIPQPSAAPHLRTFDPCFYRELVVVHGLSAADIWLMWHLLHGPHGPACARPQPAAAGPFQWDS